One part of the Pirellulales bacterium genome encodes these proteins:
- a CDS encoding DUF1559 domain-containing protein, whose protein sequence is MPPRPAHQPGCAPAPGRAFPTATPPRGVIRAAVRAFTLVELMVVIAIIGLLVALLFAGLQAARSAAHKTRCGNNLRQIGLALVAYHDAHKQFPPGGIEWRSKPTDNDRRQHAWSALVLPFLEETPLYRRIDFELPFDHPDNAPAAMTVVPVYLCPASLRGEPLARGRGACDYGGIYGERISRPNDPPRGILIYDQAFRARQITDGLSHTIIVGEDSQFTDGQWINGRNIFDQAFAINAAPPFENDIRSGHPRGAQVVLADASVHFLREELSLRTLAALCTRAEGDHVGEY, encoded by the coding sequence CCTGCGCCGGGCCGCGCTTTCCCCACCGCCACGCCTCCGCGGGGCGTGATTCGCGCGGCGGTCCGCGCGTTTACGCTGGTGGAGTTAATGGTGGTGATCGCGATTATCGGCCTTTTGGTAGCGCTCTTATTCGCGGGGTTGCAGGCGGCTCGTTCCGCCGCGCACAAAACTCGCTGCGGCAATAACTTGCGGCAAATTGGCCTGGCGTTGGTCGCTTATCATGACGCCCACAAGCAGTTCCCCCCCGGCGGGATCGAATGGCGGTCCAAACCGACCGATAACGATCGTCGACAACACGCCTGGTCGGCCTTGGTACTCCCTTTTTTAGAGGAAACACCCCTCTATCGGCGGATCGATTTTGAACTTCCGTTTGATCATCCGGACAATGCCCCGGCCGCTATGACGGTTGTTCCCGTGTATCTGTGCCCGGCGTCGCTGCGGGGGGAACCCTTGGCCAGGGGACGGGGGGCGTGCGATTACGGCGGCATCTATGGCGAACGGATTTCCCGCCCTAACGACCCGCCGCGCGGCATCCTAATTTATGACCAGGCGTTTCGCGCGCGGCAAATCACCGATGGCCTGAGCCACACGATCATCGTGGGGGAAGATTCGCAATTTACTGACGGCCAATGGATCAATGGGCGGAACATCTTTGATCAGGCGTTTGCCATCAACGCGGCCCCGCCGTTTGAAAATGACATCCGCAGCGGGCACCCGCGTGGGGCACAGGTCGTATTGGCGGATGCGTCCGTCCATTTTTTGCGCGAGGAGCTATCCCTGCGCACATTGGCCGCACTTTGCACGCGGGCGGAGGGGGATCACGTGGGTGAGTATTAA
- a CDS encoding DUF4465 domain-containing protein, whose product MTHFLTRQLIVCLLLFCAIDLSQARAATITLEDQSLLPNSQRNNPAFVSGGAAFNNFYDAGTDYWAGWAVSTQTDITTAGYFNQYSAYALPAGGGAGGSSTYALTYLDGITIPRITLPAGSQPVSLQVANTTYAALSMRDGDSFVGPKFGGTDGNLPDFLLLKITGLNALNQPVGTPIDFYLADFRFADNSLDYMLTAWTNVDLTPLAGATQLTFAISGSRNNNFGLLTPAYFALDNLEVTVIPEPGLVWATVAILCLGGIGLLIRKSPRAATVSIFFCTGSLLLLNSTPAVAGPFSVAPIAAADPAIIHWASEVSSYQPAADLDPATQMLAHALGPANGNIVSLGDLTAAQITAGIPAGRITLGFATPFVDGPGWDLAVFENAGAFFTAPFIFGELGYVEVSSNGVDFARFASESLNVEQGAGIPGDTELNVAFGRAFAGLNVTNTRNLAGVHASLLGTPFDLGELATHPLVSGGLLDLQNVRYVRIIDVPGNGAFLDSQGRPILDPWPGTGNTAGFDLDAVGVRYIVPEPGMLLMACAGLAAWAWRRGKKCGVIKGI is encoded by the coding sequence ATGACACACTTCTTGACTCGACAATTAATCGTCTGCCTGCTCTTATTCTGCGCTATTGATTTATCCCAGGCACGCGCCGCGACGATCACGCTAGAGGATCAAAGTCTCCTTCCCAACTCGCAACGGAATAATCCCGCGTTTGTCTCTGGCGGAGCGGCCTTTAACAATTTTTATGACGCTGGCACGGACTATTGGGCCGGTTGGGCGGTCTCCACTCAAACGGACATAACTACCGCCGGGTACTTTAACCAGTACAGCGCGTATGCCTTACCCGCTGGGGGTGGGGCTGGCGGCTCAAGTACCTACGCCTTGACTTATCTGGACGGCATTACGATTCCCAGGATCACGCTGCCTGCCGGGTCGCAACCGGTTTCCCTGCAAGTGGCCAACACTACTTACGCCGCGCTGTCGATGCGGGATGGGGATAGCTTTGTCGGACCAAAATTTGGCGGAACGGATGGCAATCTGCCGGATTTTTTGCTGTTAAAAATTACAGGTCTCAATGCCTTGAACCAACCCGTGGGGACGCCGATTGATTTTTATCTGGCCGATTTTCGGTTTGCGGATAATAGCCTGGATTACATGCTCACTGCTTGGACGAATGTGGACTTGACCCCCTTGGCCGGAGCCACTCAACTGACGTTTGCGATTAGCGGCTCGCGAAATAACAATTTTGGCCTGTTGACCCCCGCATATTTTGCCCTGGATAATTTGGAAGTGACCGTCATCCCGGAACCAGGGCTGGTGTGGGCGACTGTGGCGATTTTATGCCTGGGTGGTATTGGATTATTGATAAGAAAAAGCCCCCGCGCTGCCACAGTGTCAATCTTTTTTTGCACAGGGAGTCTGCTGTTACTCAATTCCACACCCGCCGTGGCGGGGCCGTTTAGCGTGGCGCCGATTGCAGCCGCAGACCCCGCGATCATCCACTGGGCCAGCGAAGTGAGCAGCTACCAGCCAGCGGCCGATTTAGATCCCGCGACGCAAATGCTGGCCCACGCCTTAGGTCCGGCCAACGGCAACATCGTGTCGCTGGGGGATTTGACCGCGGCGCAAATCACCGCCGGAATTCCGGCGGGGCGGATCACGCTGGGCTTTGCCACCCCCTTTGTCGATGGACCGGGGTGGGACCTGGCGGTATTTGAAAACGCCGGGGCCTTTTTTACCGCGCCGTTTATCTTTGGCGAACTGGGTTATGTGGAAGTCTCGAGCAACGGCGTGGATTTTGCCCGGTTTGCCAGCGAGTCGTTAAATGTGGAACAAGGGGCGGGAATTCCCGGCGACACGGAACTAAATGTCGCCTTTGGGCGGGCGTTTGCCGGACTGAATGTGACCAACACGCGGAACCTAGCGGGCGTGCATGCCAGCTTATTAGGAACGCCGTTTGACCTAGGGGAGCTGGCCACGCATCCGCTGGTTAGCGGGGGGCTTTTGGACCTGCAAAACGTCCGATATGTGCGCATTATCGACGTGCCGGGGAACGGGGCGTTCCTCGATAGTCAGGGCCGGCCGATCCTGGACCCCTGGCCGGGTACGGGGAACACCGCGGGATTTGACCTGGACGCCGTGGGCGTGCGATACATCGTGCCCGAGCCGGGAATGCTGCTCATGGCGTGCGCGGGTTTGGCGGCCTGGGCGTGGAGGCGAGGGAAAAAGTGTGGTGTTATTAAAGGTATATAA
- a CDS encoding PSD1 and planctomycete cytochrome C domain-containing protein, whose amino-acid sequence MTQILIQQITFRSHSLISRRMVALLFIIGTAVIRDTWGAQLPAVDAPSVSPPPIDFLKDIQPLLSRCTSCHGIEHQEAGLNLQVRAAAQKGSDSGPVIVPGKPEESLLFQRVTSTDPQTVMPPPEENKQLSSAQVDMLKRWIAAGAVWPDSAEGSGTNHLAYKPPSRPPLPTVKDTAWVRQPWDAFVLMTLEQKGWQPTAAADRATWLRRVSLDLIGLPPTPTEVTAFLQDESPDAYEKVVERLLASPRYGERWASYWLDLARYADTNGYEKDGSRVMWLYRDWVIGAFNRDLPFDQFTIEQLAGDLLPNATPEQRIATGFHRNTMINTEGGVDPEEYRNVVNVDRVNTTAAVWLATTLNCAQCHTHKYDPFKQKEYYQLLAFFNNNADSATGESVVEEFPTPAQAAALAELDAHEKIPHGSVELKPLRDKINELRNQIRGQIPRTMIMRDQPEPRKTHIHIRGSFLNPGEEVTAGFPAVLSTASSAPNSSDSAANSANSMDNATNRLALARWLVDRQNPLTARVLVNRMWEQFFGRGIVGTSEDFGTRGDTPTHPELLDWLAVEFMERGWSLKQLHRSIVLSATYRQGATATTEAIARDPDNRWLARGPRQRLTAEMIRDQALFVAGMLSEKMGGPSVMPPQPEGIWNSPYNGDQWKTSEGEDRYRRGVYTFIKRTAPYPTMLTFDAPSREICVVKRNKSNTPLAALVTLNDPVYVEAAQGLARRLLREGTNTAERISLGYRLVTARDVRPAELATLTTFVEQERARLNGDESAARAIAGNLEKDNSATEQAVWTLVGNVLLNLDEVLCR is encoded by the coding sequence ATGACACAGATACTGATTCAACAAATCACGTTTCGCAGCCACTCACTCATCTCCCGACGGATGGTCGCTCTGCTTTTTATAATTGGCACGGCGGTCATCAGGGATACTTGGGGGGCTCAGTTGCCCGCAGTTGATGCCCCTTCCGTCTCTCCACCCCCAATCGACTTCCTAAAGGACATTCAGCCGCTGCTCTCCCGCTGCACCAGTTGCCACGGCATCGAACACCAAGAAGCCGGCCTCAACCTGCAAGTCCGCGCCGCCGCCCAAAAGGGAAGCGACAGCGGACCGGTCATTGTTCCCGGCAAACCAGAAGAAAGTCTCTTATTCCAGCGCGTGACATCGACCGACCCCCAAACCGTCATGCCCCCGCCCGAGGAAAATAAACAGCTCTCTTCTGCCCAAGTTGATATGCTCAAACGCTGGATCGCCGCCGGGGCCGTCTGGCCCGACAGCGCCGAAGGCTCCGGCACCAATCATTTGGCGTACAAGCCCCCTAGCCGACCTCCCTTGCCCACGGTAAAGGACACTGCTTGGGTGCGGCAGCCGTGGGATGCGTTTGTGCTCATGACATTGGAACAAAAAGGGTGGCAGCCAACGGCGGCCGCGGACCGGGCGACTTGGCTGCGGCGCGTGAGCCTGGATTTGATTGGCCTCCCCCCGACGCCAACCGAGGTCACGGCCTTTTTGCAGGATGAGTCGCCGGATGCCTACGAAAAAGTGGTGGAACGGCTGCTGGCCAGTCCCCGTTATGGCGAACGTTGGGCCAGTTACTGGCTGGATTTGGCCCGGTATGCGGATACCAATGGCTATGAAAAAGATGGCAGCCGCGTGATGTGGCTCTATCGCGATTGGGTGATCGGGGCGTTTAACCGCGATTTGCCGTTTGACCAATTCACGATCGAGCAACTGGCGGGGGACCTCTTGCCAAATGCCACGCCAGAGCAGCGGATCGCCACCGGATTTCACCGCAACACGATGATCAATACCGAAGGGGGTGTTGATCCCGAGGAATACCGCAATGTGGTGAATGTGGACCGGGTGAACACCACCGCCGCGGTCTGGCTAGCCACCACGCTCAACTGTGCCCAATGTCACACGCACAAGTACGATCCGTTTAAGCAAAAAGAGTACTATCAACTGTTGGCGTTTTTTAATAACAATGCCGACTCCGCCACGGGTGAAAGCGTGGTGGAGGAGTTTCCCACACCGGCGCAAGCGGCGGCCTTGGCGGAACTGGACGCCCACGAGAAAATCCCCCACGGCTCGGTCGAACTTAAACCCCTGCGGGACAAAATCAATGAACTACGCAATCAAATTCGGGGACAAATCCCACGGACCATGATCATGCGCGACCAGCCCGAACCGCGCAAAACCCATATTCATATCCGGGGGAGTTTTTTGAATCCGGGAGAGGAAGTGACGGCGGGCTTTCCGGCTGTATTAAGCACCGCATCCTCCGCTCCCAATTCCTCGGATTCCGCCGCGAATTCAGCTAATTCGATGGACAATGCAACCAATCGCCTGGCCCTGGCCCGCTGGCTGGTTGACCGCCAAAATCCCCTTACCGCGCGGGTGCTGGTCAATCGGATGTGGGAGCAGTTTTTTGGGCGGGGAATTGTCGGGACCAGCGAGGATTTTGGAACGCGGGGAGACACGCCCACGCATCCGGAACTACTGGACTGGCTAGCGGTGGAATTCATGGAGCGGGGCTGGAGCCTCAAGCAATTGCACAGGTCAATTGTGCTATCGGCCACATATCGTCAGGGGGCAACCGCCACGACCGAGGCTATCGCGCGTGATCCGGATAATCGCTGGTTGGCCCGTGGCCCCCGTCAACGGTTAACGGCCGAGATGATCCGCGACCAGGCGCTCTTTGTCGCGGGGATGCTGAGTGAAAAAATGGGGGGGCCTAGTGTGATGCCGCCGCAACCGGAGGGGATTTGGAATTCCCCGTATAATGGAGATCAGTGGAAAACCAGCGAAGGAGAAGATCGCTATCGCCGGGGGGTGTACACGTTTATTAAGCGCACAGCCCCGTACCCCACGATGCTGACCTTTGACGCCCCTAGCCGCGAAATTTGCGTTGTTAAGCGAAATAAAAGCAATACGCCCTTGGCGGCGCTGGTGACACTGAATGATCCCGTGTATGTGGAAGCGGCCCAGGGGCTGGCCCGGCGATTGTTGCGCGAGGGGACAAACACCGCCGAGCGGATCTCCCTGGGTTACCGGCTGGTTACGGCGCGTGACGTTCGACCCGCGGAATTAGCGACCCTCACGACGTTTGTGGAGCAAGAGCGCGCCCGGCTTAATGGTGATGAATCCGCGGCTCGGGCGATTGCCGGCAATTTAGAAAAAGACAACTCCGCGACAGAGCAAGCGGTCTGGACGTTGGTGGGAAATGTGCTGCTGAATTTGGACGAGGTGCTGTGCCGGTGA
- the cutA gene encoding divalent-cation tolerance protein CutA, whose product MAEFVTAVTTCGTLEAAQALATAAIAQHLAACCQISGPLQSIYRWQGIIETATEWQAAFKTTRAALPALQELVLSRHPYDTPEFLVWEISSGSEKYLTWLRGEVVDSG is encoded by the coding sequence ATGGCGGAATTTGTCACGGCGGTCACTACCTGCGGCACATTGGAAGCGGCCCAAGCGCTGGCCACGGCGGCCATCGCGCAGCATCTGGCGGCCTGTTGCCAGATCAGCGGTCCGCTGCAAAGCATTTACCGTTGGCAGGGAATCATCGAGACCGCCACCGAATGGCAAGCGGCGTTCAAGACCACGCGCGCGGCGTTGCCGGCACTCCAAGAACTGGTGCTTTCGCGACATCCGTATGATACGCCGGAGTTTCTGGTTTGGGAAATCTCCAGCGGCTCAGAAAAATATTTAACTTGGCTGCGGGGGGAAGTAGTGGATAGTGGATAG
- a CDS encoding class I SAM-dependent methyltransferase: protein MSHLEHNRRAWDTLVSRQERHTLAARDEDFADPLATINADGWLGEGVTGKRVLCLAAGGGRHSALYAAAGGVVTVVDLSPAMLALDRAVAAERNLPIRIVETSMDNLRMFATGEFDLVVQPVSTCYVPDILAVYRQVAWVLRPDGVYISQHKSPVSLQCAVEPNAQGRYELREPYYRAGPLPDVTGSPHREGGTLEYLHRWQELIGGLCQAGFVIEDCREPPHARASAAAGVFGHRSQFVAPYIRLKARRVTAGNSSTFNGKNKDSSVNLWLPE from the coding sequence ATGTCGCACCTTGAACATAATCGCCGCGCGTGGGATACCCTGGTCAGTCGTCAAGAGCGGCACACCCTGGCCGCGCGGGATGAGGATTTTGCCGATCCGCTGGCCACGATCAACGCCGATGGCTGGCTGGGGGAGGGGGTGACGGGTAAACGCGTGCTTTGTCTGGCGGCGGGCGGAGGGCGGCATAGCGCGCTTTATGCCGCGGCGGGGGGCGTGGTGACCGTGGTGGACCTGAGTCCCGCGATGCTGGCCCTGGACCGGGCTGTGGCCGCCGAGCGAAATTTGCCGATTCGCATCGTCGAAACCAGCATGGACAACCTGCGGATGTTTGCCACCGGAGAGTTTGACCTGGTCGTGCAACCGGTTAGCACCTGTTATGTGCCGGATATCTTGGCCGTGTATCGGCAAGTCGCCTGGGTGTTACGGCCGGATGGCGTGTACATTAGCCAGCATAAATCCCCTGTCAGCCTGCAATGCGCGGTCGAGCCAAATGCGCAAGGGCGGTATGAACTGCGGGAACCCTATTATCGAGCCGGTCCCTTGCCCGACGTAACCGGCAGTCCCCATCGCGAGGGGGGAACGTTAGAGTATTTGCATCGCTGGCAGGAACTCATCGGCGGACTGTGCCAAGCGGGTTTTGTGATCGAGGATTGCCGCGAACCGCCGCACGCGCGGGCTAGCGCCGCGGCGGGAGTATTTGGCCACCGCAGCCAATTCGTGGCCCCGTATATCCGGCTGAAAGCGCGGCGGGTGACGGCGGGTAATTCCAGCACATTTAACGGTAAAAACAAAGACTCGAGCGTTAATTTATGGTTGCCCGAATAG
- a CDS encoding DUF1501 domain-containing protein yields MDLYLEQLKSLTRRHFFERTATGIGTLALAALANPRVFAAEGENAANGTTSTNDEKTSAHAATRPLAPRAPHFPARAKRVIYMHMAGSPSQLDLFDPKPKLKELNGQPCPDSLLKKERFAFIKGVPKMLASPYEFQRHGECGAELSPLLPHLSKVVDDICIIRSMVTEQFNHAPAQLFLNTGSPQLGRPGMGSWLTYGLGSESQNLPGFVVLISSPQGPDAGAALWSSGFLPGVYQGVQFRSSGDPVLYVSNPAGIDAERRRRTLDLLNDLNRQQLAQVGDPETVTRIEQYELAYRMQTAVPELMDLSGETQETLDLYGAKPGQQSFGNNCLLARRLIERGVRFVELFHWGWDSHGTSKGDDIMHSLPERCQQCDQGAAALVTDLKRRGLLDDTLLIWTGEFGRTPMNEERNGSKFLGRDHHPHCYSMWLAGGGIKPGLTYGATDELGYHVTENKVHVHDLQATILHCLGLDHTKLTYTFQGRDYRLTDVFGNVVNNILV; encoded by the coding sequence ATGGATCTGTACCTCGAGCAACTCAAGTCACTCACCCGGCGGCATTTTTTTGAACGTACTGCCACGGGGATCGGCACGCTGGCCCTGGCGGCGCTGGCCAACCCGCGCGTCTTTGCGGCGGAGGGAGAAAACGCCGCCAACGGGACCACTTCCACTAATGATGAAAAGACCTCCGCGCATGCCGCCACCCGTCCCCTTGCTCCCCGAGCGCCCCATTTTCCGGCGCGGGCCAAGCGCGTCATATACATGCACATGGCGGGGTCCCCTTCGCAACTCGACCTCTTTGACCCCAAGCCCAAGCTCAAGGAGCTAAATGGCCAGCCCTGCCCTGACTCACTGCTAAAAAAGGAACGCTTTGCCTTTATCAAGGGGGTGCCCAAAATGCTGGCCAGCCCCTACGAATTTCAGCGGCATGGAGAGTGCGGGGCGGAGCTATCGCCGCTCTTGCCCCACTTAAGCAAAGTCGTGGATGACATCTGCATCATTCGCTCCATGGTGACCGAGCAATTCAATCATGCCCCGGCACAGCTCTTTTTAAATACGGGCTCGCCGCAGTTGGGCCGGCCCGGCATGGGATCGTGGCTGACCTATGGCCTGGGAAGCGAAAGCCAAAATCTGCCGGGCTTTGTGGTGCTAATTTCCTCCCCGCAGGGACCGGACGCCGGCGCCGCGCTCTGGAGCAGTGGTTTTCTGCCGGGAGTCTACCAGGGGGTGCAATTTCGCAGCAGCGGCGATCCGGTGCTGTATGTTTCCAATCCCGCGGGAATTGACGCCGAACGCCGCCGCCGCACACTGGATTTGTTGAATGACCTGAACCGCCAGCAACTGGCCCAAGTGGGGGACCCCGAGACTGTCACCCGCATTGAACAGTATGAACTGGCGTATCGCATGCAAACCGCCGTGCCAGAATTAATGGACCTCAGCGGCGAAACCCAGGAAACGCTGGATTTGTACGGGGCAAAGCCCGGCCAGCAAAGCTTTGGCAATAACTGCCTGTTGGCCCGGCGACTGATCGAGCGGGGCGTGCGCTTTGTCGAATTATTTCATTGGGGTTGGGACAGCCACGGCACGAGCAAGGGGGATGACATCATGCATAGCCTGCCCGAGCGTTGCCAGCAATGCGATCAGGGGGCAGCGGCGTTGGTAACCGACCTCAAACGGCGGGGCTTGCTCGATGATACCCTGCTCATCTGGACTGGGGAATTTGGACGCACACCGATGAATGAGGAACGAAACGGGTCAAAATTTTTGGGCAGGGACCATCATCCCCACTGTTACAGCATGTGGCTGGCGGGAGGAGGGATCAAGCCGGGACTCACGTACGGCGCAACCGACGAATTGGGGTATCATGTGACAGAAAATAAAGTTCATGTCCACGACCTGCAGGCAACGATTTTGCATTGCCTGGGCTTGGACCATACCAAGCTGACGTACACGTTTCAAGGGCGGGATTATCGCCTGACGGATGTGTTTGGCAATGTAGTCAATAATATTTTAGTGTAG